One Paenibacillus crassostreae DNA segment encodes these proteins:
- the thiE gene encoding thiamine phosphate synthase, with translation MPAIHSDNIRHALKLYFIMGSINCKANPLHVLSEAIAGGITIFQFREKGPTALIGQAKFELAKQLQTLCQAHRIPFIVNDDIDLAIAIGADGIHVGQDDEPVSSLRKRLGPHAIIGVSAHTLEEAQQAIQDGANYLGVGPIYPTKSKDDAKESQGTRLIEQLRAQGILIPLVGIGGITLDKAACILHAGVDGVSVISAIAQADSVRDVTTQFIREIEMNQLNVID, from the coding sequence ATGCCAGCCATTCATTCAGATAACATCCGTCATGCTCTCAAACTATATTTCATCATGGGGAGTATCAACTGTAAGGCGAATCCATTGCACGTATTATCAGAAGCGATTGCAGGAGGAATCACCATATTTCAATTCCGTGAGAAGGGTCCTACCGCTTTAATAGGTCAAGCTAAGTTTGAGTTAGCTAAACAACTTCAAACGTTATGCCAAGCTCACAGAATCCCCTTTATCGTGAACGACGATATTGACCTAGCTATTGCTATAGGTGCAGACGGGATCCATGTCGGCCAAGACGATGAACCGGTAAGTTCCCTCCGTAAAAGATTAGGACCTCACGCGATCATTGGTGTGTCTGCTCACACGTTAGAAGAAGCTCAACAAGCAATACAGGATGGAGCCAACTATCTGGGTGTAGGCCCTATATACCCAACAAAGTCCAAAGATGATGCGAAGGAATCTCAGGGAACACGTCTCATAGAGCAGCTCCGTGCACAAGGAATTTTGATTCCTCTAGTAGGTATTGGTGGAATCACATTGGATAAGGCTGCCTGCATACTCCACGCAGGCGTAGATGGGGTATCTGTCATATCAGCCATTGCTCAGGCAGATTCAGTACGTGATGTAACAACCCAATTCATTCGTGAAATTGAGATGAATCAACTCAATGTTATTGATTGA
- a CDS encoding ABC transporter substrate-binding protein yields the protein MTLHMKKIIPTLLVLVLLTLSGCSNISNSNQATEQPATSPESTLKKISIMLDWYPNAVHSLIYVAQENGYFAEQGLEVDIQMPAETNDSLKLVAAEKVDLALSYQPQILMARGEGIPVTSIAAIVRHPLNHLMVPAHGTIQSPKDLTGLTVGYSSIPLYEAMVHTMIKHDGGDPDNVKMVDVGYDLIPAIATSNVDAIMGGFINHEQLILTKQDHPVIALDPTDYGVPDYYELVLVTSDQNLRDKKELLAKFITAIADGQQFVQQHPEEALTILFEHEDQTSPLDKDIETKSLQILLPLMDAEEQTFGYQAPESWETVNQWLIKNKLLPDTVKAKDAFINL from the coding sequence ATGACATTGCATATGAAAAAGATCATTCCCACATTACTAGTATTGGTCCTGTTAACACTGTCTGGTTGTAGTAATATATCTAACTCTAATCAAGCAACTGAACAGCCCGCTACATCACCAGAAAGCACTCTTAAAAAGATCAGCATCATGCTCGATTGGTATCCGAATGCTGTTCATTCTTTAATCTACGTAGCGCAGGAAAATGGATATTTCGCGGAACAAGGATTAGAAGTCGACATACAAATGCCTGCTGAGACCAATGACTCTTTGAAGTTAGTAGCTGCTGAAAAAGTCGATCTAGCCCTTAGCTATCAACCACAAATACTTATGGCTCGCGGTGAGGGAATTCCGGTTACATCAATAGCTGCGATAGTTAGACATCCATTAAATCATCTCATGGTACCTGCTCATGGAACAATCCAATCACCTAAAGACCTAACGGGTCTAACCGTAGGCTATTCTTCCATCCCATTGTATGAAGCTATGGTACATACCATGATTAAGCATGATGGCGGTGATCCTGATAATGTAAAAATGGTTGATGTCGGTTATGATCTCATTCCAGCTATAGCAACTTCTAATGTAGATGCCATTATGGGTGGATTCATTAATCATGAACAATTAATACTCACGAAACAAGATCATCCTGTGATCGCACTGGACCCTACAGATTATGGTGTACCAGATTATTATGAACTCGTACTCGTTACTAGCGATCAGAACCTAAGAGATAAAAAAGAATTGCTCGCTAAGTTTATAACAGCCATAGCAGATGGACAACAATTCGTTCAACAACATCCTGAAGAAGCTTTAACTATTCTTTTTGAACATGAAGACCAGACATCTCCCTTAGACAAAGACATTGAAACTAAGAGTCTACAGATTCTATTACCACTGATGGATGCTGAGGAACAGACTTTCGGATATCAAGCACCAGAATCATGGGAGACGGTTAATCAGTGGCTCATTAAGAACAAGTTATTACCTGACACTGTAAAAGCGAAAGATGCCTTTATCAATTTATGA
- the qoxC gene encoding cytochrome aa3 quinol oxidase subunit III, translating to MNIDATKPLEYGSEENSNKIFGFWIFLGAEIALFATLFTVYLVLVNRFAAGPSGPEIFELSGVLVETFLLLTSSFTIGLAIHSMRLGLKKPMMVFMILTLIMGLGFLGIEISEFFTYVHEGATLSTSAFVSALFVLLGTHGAHVGFGLLWGIAILIQVKRQGLTLATTNKSFIFSLYWHFLDVVWIFIFSFVYLKGLM from the coding sequence ATGAACATAGATGCTACTAAACCGCTTGAGTACGGATCAGAAGAAAACAGCAACAAAATATTCGGATTTTGGATATTTTTAGGTGCTGAAATTGCTCTATTCGCCACCCTATTTACTGTCTATTTAGTATTGGTTAATCGATTTGCAGCAGGTCCCAGTGGTCCTGAAATATTCGAACTCTCAGGCGTATTGGTCGAGACGTTCTTGCTCCTTACAAGTAGCTTTACCATAGGTCTTGCGATACACAGTATGCGACTTGGTTTGAAGAAACCGATGATGGTCTTTATGATTCTGACATTAATCATGGGTCTAGGTTTCCTAGGTATAGAAATTTCAGAATTCTTTACCTATGTACATGAAGGTGCCACTTTATCGACTAGCGCATTCGTATCCGCATTATTCGTGTTATTAGGAACGCATGGTGCTCACGTAGGATTTGGTCTGTTGTGGGGAATAGCAATATTAATTCAAGTCAAGAGACAGGGCTTAACGTTAGCTACTACTAACAAGTCCTTTATATTCTCTCTTTACTGGCATTTCCTAGACGTCGTTTGGATCTTTATCTTTAGCTTCGTTTACTTGAAAGGACTGATGTGA
- a CDS encoding ABC transporter permease — MRRPLSKRWVHDYGWFLLLVLLLIITWESVVRLDWVHSFIIPAPTSIALALYENRYLLIGRHLIATLEEIAVGFMLSVSLGVLLAAGMHISRPLEKILYPFMIISQTVPLIALSPIFIMWFGYTLWSKVAVVFLTAFFPIVVSTYDGLKKGDVEYTELLMTMNANRWDIFRTIEIPIALPSFFSGLKLSIVYCVVGATIGEWLGGTKGLGYYSRRMSSNLHTDEMFASIIILSLLGIILFLMIVIIENKFLKKRGLPK; from the coding sequence ATGAGAAGACCACTTTCTAAACGCTGGGTACACGATTATGGATGGTTTCTACTACTTGTACTACTGCTCATCATTACTTGGGAATCAGTAGTTCGTCTTGATTGGGTACATTCCTTCATTATTCCTGCCCCCACATCCATTGCACTTGCGTTATATGAGAACAGATATCTCTTAATTGGAAGACATTTAATCGCTACTTTAGAGGAAATTGCCGTAGGTTTTATGCTATCCGTTAGTCTCGGAGTTCTACTTGCTGCAGGGATGCATATTTCACGTCCACTTGAGAAAATACTCTATCCTTTCATGATTATTAGCCAAACCGTTCCTTTAATTGCACTCTCTCCAATCTTCATTATGTGGTTTGGTTATACCCTTTGGAGTAAGGTAGCTGTAGTATTTCTAACAGCATTCTTCCCCATAGTCGTGAGTACTTATGACGGTCTCAAGAAGGGGGATGTTGAGTATACAGAGTTACTGATGACGATGAATGCGAATCGTTGGGATATTTTCCGTACAATTGAAATACCTATTGCCTTACCTTCCTTCTTCTCCGGATTGAAATTATCCATCGTATATTGTGTCGTTGGAGCTACGATTGGAGAATGGCTAGGGGGCACGAAGGGCTTAGGTTACTATAGCCGAAGAATGTCAAGCAACTTGCATACTGATGAAATGTTCGCGTCCATAATCATACTCTCTTTACTAGGCATAATCTTATTTTTGATGATTGTAATCATAGAGAACAAGTTTCTAAAGAAAAGAGGTCTTCCCAAATGA
- the qoxB gene encoding cytochrome aa3 quinol oxidase subunit I, which yields MKWDEFFVTGEPMIYGAMASIVLATIAIIVGLTYFKKWGYLWREWLTTVDHKRIGVMYILSALIMLFRGGVDAIMMRFQTAVPENTFLDSQHYNEVFTTHGLVMILFMAMPFIIGIMNVVVPLQIGARDVAFPRLNAISFWLFFFGAMLLNLSFVIGGSPDAGWTAYFPLASIEFSPTVGNNYYSLALQISGIGTLLTGINFIVTILKMRAPGMKLMRMPMFTWSSLITSVIITFAFPVLTIALALMMFDRIFGSQFFTMANGGMDMLWANLFWVWGHPEVYIVILPAFGIYSEIISTFSKKNLYGYSSMVWSMVIISLLSFLVWAHHFYTMGQGAMVNGFFSITTMAISVPTGVKIFNWLFTMRKGKISFTTPMLYSLAFIPIFTIGGVTGVMLAMASADYQYHNTMFLVAHFHYVLIPGTVFAVIAGFHYWFPKVFGFKLNDRLGKHAFWWIAISFNVTFFPLFFLGLKGMTRRMYTYSEETGFGPLNMLSFVGALGLAIGFAILVYNIYYSIRYSPRETNGDPWDARTLEWATSSPIPAYNFAVTPNVKTRDALWAAKHDNISIFDEEIKPIHLPSNTGKPIILGAIFFAFGFAMVFSWFIPAIIAGIGIIIVMATMSFDRDHGITVSVKEIMETEKKLRGETL from the coding sequence ATGAAATGGGACGAATTTTTCGTAACAGGTGAACCGATGATTTATGGCGCGATGGCAAGCATAGTTCTCGCTACCATTGCGATTATCGTTGGACTAACCTACTTCAAGAAGTGGGGTTACCTTTGGCGTGAATGGCTAACTACCGTTGACCACAAGCGCATCGGAGTCATGTACATTTTATCCGCTCTGATCATGTTGTTCCGTGGTGGTGTAGATGCCATCATGATGCGGTTTCAGACCGCTGTTCCAGAAAATACTTTTCTAGACTCACAGCACTACAATGAAGTCTTTACGACTCATGGTTTGGTCATGATTTTATTTATGGCTATGCCTTTTATCATTGGTATAATGAACGTCGTTGTTCCACTACAGATTGGTGCAAGAGATGTAGCATTCCCCCGTTTGAATGCCATTAGCTTCTGGTTATTCTTCTTTGGGGCTATGTTATTGAACCTTTCGTTTGTTATCGGAGGTTCACCCGACGCAGGTTGGACAGCTTATTTCCCATTAGCCAGTATAGAATTTAGCCCTACGGTAGGGAATAACTATTATTCTCTTGCATTACAGATTTCTGGTATCGGTACATTATTAACAGGGATTAACTTTATTGTTACGATCCTGAAGATGCGTGCACCTGGTATGAAGCTTATGCGTATGCCGATGTTTACATGGTCTTCTCTCATTACTAGCGTCATTATTACTTTTGCTTTCCCCGTATTAACGATAGCACTTGCTCTGATGATGTTTGACCGAATATTTGGCTCCCAATTCTTCACCATGGCCAATGGTGGGATGGATATGTTATGGGCCAACCTTTTCTGGGTATGGGGACATCCTGAAGTATATATCGTTATTCTTCCTGCATTCGGGATATACAGTGAGATTATCTCAACATTCTCGAAGAAGAACTTATACGGATATTCATCCATGGTATGGAGTATGGTCATTATCTCACTCTTGTCCTTCTTAGTATGGGCGCATCACTTCTATACGATGGGTCAAGGAGCTATGGTTAATGGATTCTTCTCCATAACAACTATGGCAATATCAGTTCCTACAGGAGTCAAAATCTTTAACTGGTTATTCACCATGCGAAAAGGAAAGATCAGCTTTACAACACCAATGCTATATTCATTAGCATTTATTCCGATCTTTACCATCGGTGGTGTGACTGGTGTCATGCTAGCAATGGCCAGTGCCGATTACCAATACCATAATACAATGTTCTTGGTAGCCCATTTCCACTACGTTCTAATACCAGGTACAGTCTTTGCCGTTATTGCGGGCTTCCATTATTGGTTCCCGAAAGTATTCGGCTTCAAGCTGAACGATCGTCTTGGAAAACACGCATTCTGGTGGATCGCTATTTCCTTCAACGTGACATTCTTCCCACTGTTCTTCCTTGGTCTAAAAGGGATGACTCGCCGGATGTACACGTACTCGGAAGAAACAGGCTTCGGTCCGCTCAACATGTTATCATTTGTTGGTGCTTTAGGGCTTGCCATTGGATTCGCTATCCTTGTATATAATATTTATTATAGTATTCGTTACAGCCCTCGTGAAACGAATGGAGATCCATGGGATGCACGTACGTTGGAATGGGCAACAAGCAGTCCGATTCCTGCATACAATTTCGCTGTCACTCCGAATGTGAAAACGAGAGATGCATTATGGGCTGCTAAGCATGACAATATTTCCATTTTTGATGAAGAAATCAAACCGATCCATCTACCAAGTAATACTGGGAAACCTATTATTCTTGGGGCAATTTTCTTCGCCTTTGGATTCGCAATGGTGTTTAGTTGGTTTATTCCAGCCATCATAGCAGGAATTGGAATCATTATCGTTATGGCAACGATGTCCTTCGATCGCGATCATGGGATAACCGTTTCCGTTAAAGAAATTATGGAGACAGAAAAGAAATTGCGGGGTGAAACACTATGA
- a CDS encoding DUF6953 family protein: protein MEWSADQIAEWMYNEVKSSGKLLQTEAVTHISEHFGEQYIYVNEHGNSSIAKDVKKAFKKLHGGRAAWDRDSFYWYWT from the coding sequence ATGGAATGGTCAGCAGATCAAATTGCCGAGTGGATGTATAACGAAGTAAAGTCCTCTGGCAAATTACTACAAACCGAAGCAGTTACTCATATTTCAGAACATTTCGGTGAACAGTATATATACGTTAATGAACATGGTAATTCATCCATTGCAAAGGATGTTAAAAAGGCTTTTAAGAAATTACATGGTGGAAGAGCTGCTTGGGATCGAGACAGCTTCTACTGGTATTGGACTTAA
- the thiD gene encoding bifunctional hydroxymethylpyrimidine kinase/phosphomethylpyrimidine kinase — MVSIYKALTIAGSDSGGGAGIQADLKTFQELNVYGMSAITAVTAQNTLGVQAVFPMSSEALMKQLESIGSDLEPDAVKTGMLFSTEIIQIVAEKVEQHQWHNLIIDPVMIAKGGSPLLQQEAIQSVIRYLLPLALITTPNLPEAEILTGMSILTLGNREEAAKIIHQMGSRYVVVKGGHDDTTDQVVDLLYDGQSYVYMENTRIKTKHTHGTGCTYSAAITAELAKGTSVLEAVQTAKHFIQAAIEDQLGIGAGHGPTNHFAYQRRQRGEVHASHSFR; from the coding sequence ATGGTCAGCATATATAAAGCATTGACAATAGCTGGTTCAGATAGTGGTGGTGGCGCTGGAATTCAAGCTGATCTAAAAACATTTCAAGAACTGAATGTGTATGGAATGTCTGCAATTACAGCAGTGACAGCACAGAATACATTAGGAGTTCAAGCTGTTTTCCCAATGAGTTCTGAAGCTCTCATGAAGCAATTAGAATCGATCGGCAGTGATTTAGAGCCGGACGCAGTAAAGACAGGAATGTTATTTAGTACGGAGATTATTCAAATCGTAGCAGAAAAAGTAGAGCAACATCAATGGCACAACTTAATCATCGATCCTGTCATGATTGCTAAGGGAGGATCACCTCTTTTGCAACAAGAAGCTATCCAATCCGTCATTCGATATTTGCTTCCTTTAGCTCTAATAACTACACCCAATTTACCCGAAGCTGAGATTTTAACGGGTATGTCTATTCTTACCTTAGGTAATCGGGAAGAAGCAGCGAAAATCATCCATCAAATGGGTAGTCGTTATGTCGTTGTTAAAGGTGGACATGATGACACTACAGATCAAGTGGTAGATCTCTTGTATGATGGACAGAGTTACGTATATATGGAGAATACAAGAATTAAGACAAAACATACCCATGGCACAGGTTGTACCTACTCAGCAGCTATTACAGCAGAATTAGCAAAAGGAACCTCAGTGCTTGAAGCTGTACAAACTGCCAAACATTTCATCCAAGCAGCTATTGAAGATCAATTAGGTATCGGGGCGGGACACGGTCCTACGAATCATTTTGCCTATCAGAGAAGACAGCGAGGTGAAGTTCATGCCAGCCATTCATTCAGATAA
- the qoxA gene encoding cytochrome aa3 quinol oxidase subunit II produces MKKRGLLFVLFSSLVLLLSGCSSIAVFDPKGPAARTLSSTILFSIAVMIGILLVVYVLFIVILSKYRAKNSKDDYIPPHEEGNKWLEVIWITIPIIIVTVLSVVTVKSTISVENVPKGYENQKPLVIYAASSNWKWHFSYPEEGIETVNYLNIPTHRPIELRLYSFGPITSFWVPQLAGQKYAMSDMINKLNLVADVPGSYLGRNTNFSGEGSAHMEFETLAMSSEQFTEWVDEVKTTAPALDEEKFTSLLATAHVGRESFSTNHLSFSPAPGDHADHMYHTDMENGNVEHQENKEEHPTPPTSPEETEFDSVPNVDPNEPLPQSPAEDSSGDIEHTDHTNHEGH; encoded by the coding sequence ATGAAAAAAAGAGGGTTATTATTTGTACTATTCTCGAGCCTTGTCTTACTTTTGTCTGGTTGTAGTTCAATAGCGGTATTTGATCCAAAGGGACCTGCTGCCAGAACGTTATCCAGTACGATTCTTTTCTCTATTGCAGTAATGATTGGGATATTGCTCGTTGTCTATGTCCTATTTATTGTGATTCTGTCGAAATATAGAGCTAAGAATTCGAAAGATGACTATATACCACCACATGAGGAAGGTAATAAATGGCTTGAAGTAATATGGATCACTATTCCGATTATCATTGTAACTGTACTCTCGGTAGTAACCGTGAAATCAACAATATCCGTCGAGAATGTTCCAAAAGGTTATGAAAATCAAAAACCATTAGTTATCTATGCAGCATCCTCCAATTGGAAATGGCATTTCAGCTATCCTGAAGAGGGGATTGAAACGGTCAATTACCTAAACATCCCAACTCATCGACCTATCGAATTACGCTTGTACTCATTTGGGCCTATTACAAGCTTCTGGGTTCCTCAGTTAGCTGGTCAAAAATATGCGATGAGTGACATGATTAATAAGTTGAATTTGGTTGCAGATGTACCAGGCTCTTACTTAGGTAGAAATACGAATTTCAGTGGTGAGGGTTCTGCACACATGGAATTCGAAACACTAGCTATGTCTTCAGAACAATTTACTGAATGGGTTGATGAAGTCAAAACAACTGCTCCAGCATTAGATGAGGAAAAATTCACAAGTCTTTTAGCTACAGCTCACGTAGGACGCGAATCTTTCTCTACAAACCATTTATCATTTAGCCCTGCCCCTGGAGATCATGCGGATCATATGTATCACACCGACATGGAGAATGGAAATGTTGAACATCAGGAGAACAAGGAAGAGCATCCAACACCTCCTACTAGTCCCGAAGAAACTGAGTTCGATTCCGTACCCAATGTTGATCCAAATGAACCATTACCTCAATCTCCAGCTGAGGACAGTAGCGGTGATATCGAACACACAGATCATACCAACCATGAAGGACATTAG
- the qoxD gene encoding cytochrome aa3 quinol oxidase subunit IV — MIRQLFPIRHVIGYLSSLVLSAVALTVLLDIPIASKIGILTVTAIIQASLQLFVFMHINELASTKKELYINIAYALFVGLVTIFGSLFIFIWGWYS; from the coding sequence ATGATAAGACAGTTATTTCCAATTCGCCATGTAATCGGCTATCTTTCATCCCTCGTCCTTTCTGCTGTTGCCTTAACCGTCCTGCTCGACATTCCCATTGCTTCTAAAATTGGAATTCTAACGGTAACGGCCATTATTCAGGCCTCACTACAGCTATTTGTATTTATGCATATTAATGAATTAGCTAGTACCAAGAAGGAACTTTACATTAATATTGCCTATGCATTATTCGTGGGTCTAGTCACCATTTTCGGTTCCTTATTCATCTTCATCTGGGGCTGGTATAGTTAA
- a CDS encoding ABC transporter ATP-binding protein has translation MEFSAQLFPYGMVGSYLFTESEELIAIFSLHDLNFSFTQTCSTPLIQGLSMDVRAGEFVSLIGISGSGKSTLLKLIAGLLAPLSGDIRIHGEKVQYRLGKAAYMPQKDLLLPWRTVLDNCLLPWELNQQPNRGDKKDFITKIQVALKQFGLDNHEQSYPNELSGGMRQRVALLRTLLTGQDLLLLDEPFGSLDAMTKREMHRWLLEIWEDLKKTVLFITHDLEEAILLSDRIYIMAKDSTQGVEEIIVDLPRPRHYEMNYNPQFIQLRRDLERQLHEKTTF, from the coding sequence ATGGAATTTTCGGCCCAATTATTCCCTTACGGAATGGTTGGGTCTTATTTGTTTACAGAAAGTGAGGAGTTGATAGCGATTTTCTCATTACATGATTTAAATTTCTCTTTTACTCAAACATGTAGTACACCTTTGATTCAAGGATTATCTATGGATGTACGTGCAGGGGAGTTCGTATCACTAATTGGAATTAGCGGTTCGGGTAAGAGTACTCTCCTCAAGCTTATTGCCGGACTCCTGGCGCCTCTTAGCGGAGACATACGAATACATGGTGAAAAGGTACAATATCGGTTAGGAAAAGCAGCCTACATGCCTCAAAAGGATCTACTGTTACCCTGGAGAACCGTTCTAGACAATTGCCTACTACCTTGGGAACTTAATCAGCAACCTAACCGTGGTGATAAAAAGGACTTTATTACAAAAATCCAAGTAGCTTTAAAACAGTTTGGACTTGATAATCATGAACAATCCTATCCCAATGAATTATCTGGTGGCATGCGACAACGTGTTGCTCTTCTAAGAACACTTCTAACAGGGCAAGACCTGTTGTTATTGGATGAACCCTTTGGCTCACTTGACGCCATGACAAAGAGAGAGATGCATCGCTGGCTATTGGAGATATGGGAGGATCTGAAAAAAACAGTTCTCTTCATCACGCATGATCTAGAAGAAGCCATTCTATTAAGTGATCGAATCTATATTATGGCCAAAGATAGTACTCAGGGTGTAGAAGAGATCATTGTCGATTTGCCTAGACCTAGACATTATGAAATGAACTATAACCCTCAATTTATACAATTGAGACGGGATTTGGAGCGACAATTACATGAGAAGACCACTTTCTAA
- the thiM gene encoding hydroxyethylthiazole kinase, whose translation MSFLQKVRETNPLIHNITNNVVTNYTANGLLALGASPFMADAHEEVSDVAKLANALLLNMGTLNNNIVDSILMAGTSANKHNVPIVFDPVGAGATSYRTAIAQKVAKKIKLTVLRGNVAEVAHVIGESWSIKGVDAGSGEGNIVQLAQKAAHQLGCIVVVTGADDVITDGQTTYLASNGHPILTTITGSGCLLGSVIAAFLAVSEQHSIEAVTEAVSFYGVVAEIANEMVEAKGPGSFQIEFLNQLALVTPELYQQRTLIQKL comes from the coding sequence ATGTCATTTCTACAAAAAGTTCGTGAAACCAATCCACTTATACACAATATTACTAATAATGTCGTTACCAACTATACAGCCAATGGGCTACTCGCTTTAGGTGCCTCACCGTTTATGGCAGATGCACACGAGGAAGTTTCCGATGTAGCCAAACTCGCTAATGCTCTCTTGCTTAACATGGGAACTCTCAATAACAATATCGTAGACTCTATTCTTATGGCGGGTACATCGGCCAATAAGCATAACGTACCTATTGTTTTTGATCCTGTCGGTGCTGGTGCCACATCCTATCGTACAGCTATAGCACAGAAAGTCGCTAAAAAGATAAAGCTTACTGTACTGCGTGGGAATGTTGCGGAAGTAGCTCATGTTATTGGTGAAAGCTGGTCCATTAAAGGTGTAGATGCCGGATCTGGTGAAGGGAACATCGTACAACTAGCACAAAAGGCAGCTCATCAACTAGGGTGCATCGTTGTGGTAACGGGAGCTGATGATGTTATCACGGACGGTCAGACCACTTATCTCGCTAGTAATGGTCACCCTATTTTGACCACAATAACAGGTTCAGGATGTTTGCTTGGTTCTGTGATTGCTGCCTTTCTAGCTGTTAGCGAACAACATTCGATAGAAGCTGTAACCGAAGCTGTGTCCTTTTATGGCGTGGTTGCAGAAATAGCTAACGAGATGGTAGAAGCCAAAGGTCCTGGTAGCTTTCAAATTGAATTCTTAAATCAATTGGCATTGGTGACACCGGAGCTTTACCAGCAAAGAACTCTTATCCAAAAACTATAA